From Podospora bellae-mahoneyi strain CBS 112042 chromosome 5, whole genome shotgun sequence:
CTTGTGATGGCATACAGCAGAGAGCATGGTACAGGGTTAGGGGTGCAGGAAgcagaaggagcaggagaaggctgcAGCCAAAAGGAAAGAGGGAGCTGCGGCCAATGGGAGAGCAGGAGGGAGTACAGGCCATGTGGGGCACGGGAAAGAGGCCAGGGCAAGGATATCTTGGAGAGCAAGCAGGCCACCCACaactttcctttcctttttttccttttcatCTTACGATTACATTAACTACAGGAATAAAGTATTGGCCCTGATCTATTGGCACCTCAGCTTTATGACAGTGCTGGTTTGCCTGGGCCCCACTTTCCAAACCTGGCTAGTTGAGTTGCTCCCAGGAAGTTATTTATTTCTGGCTGCAGGCCACACGCTGGTAATTACTCTTCTCTTCTACTTCTTTAGATCAAGATCCTACGAATACAGCCATGACCTACTGGTGCCTTTTCCCTGCGTAATACGCTGCCCTCACATCAACTGCCAACAAGGATATACTAGCAGGAGGTTGGTGGCAACGATGACAGGTCCTAAAGAGATACGGCAGAAGATGGCGCTGTAGGTAGGTTAAAACATTAAAGCTAGAGTCTGGCATTCAGTTGAATATCAAGTAATTGCCTTTGAAGAGAGTTTTAGAATTGAGTCAGTTTATCTCTGTGGTTTGGAGTTTGGGAATGGCGGCCCTTCGAGAAAGTCTCTCTTGCCGACAATGCAGCTCTACGTAGCCCTGCAACTTGAATGAACACCAACAGAAAAGATTGGGAGCCAGGCATGCGTATGAACAATAGGGTGTGCTGTGGAGTAAGCGGCTCAAATCAACGGAATTCTTAACATTTTTGCACCACTTTTTTCTCACTATACCGTAGCGTTTAACTGACTTAAAAAGGAGGGCGACCATTCGGTAACTCCTGACACCAACTCCAATGGCACGCCTGCCCACGTCGTGGTATCCACCGCTATCGAGCGGTTGCGATAGGGTAAGTCTCTCCACGAGCACATTTAATCTTCAAAGAAGTGCTCGCTTGTACACCTATGGAACGGAAGTAAACCAGTGCAAAAAGCGGAGGTTTCCTAATCCGGTGCGAAACGCTGCAAAGCTCCGTTAGGTTGCTCCTGTTTTAAGGCAGCTGTTATCCGCAGAACGGAGAACGAGAAAGCTCGCCACGTAGAACGGGGATATCATTGGTCCAGTAAAGTAGGGCTCCTTGGGGCACGGGAAGCAGATATTTAATTTTGATCCCGTAAAACCAGAACAATACATCAAACCCGAATATATCACGTGGATAAGGGGACGCTTGGACACACCTGTGACCAAGGCGCTTGGACTACATTTGTACAAAGGTAAGCATGCTTTACTTCCCTTTTCgtcttccctcctcctccccaacctgtTTCCCCATTAACACCAGCAATGGCGTCGCAAAGCTCCCCCGCTTTGCCGGCAAGGCCGCTTGCTTCGCCGGGTAGCGGTTATATTGAGCCTGTACTTCgtcccttctttttctttctcccttGCGCAGATGGCAGATGCTGACACCTCACAGGTTTGGCTAGACGTTTCCACGGTTGAGGAGATCATCGAATACATCATCAGCGCTCGCCACCACGGCAGCGAGTCGATTCTTAGCTTCCAGTGGCAGGCAGACAGACTCGACCATCTTTTTGAACAACTGGACACCCGACTGGTCGCACTCGACGAAAGAAAAATCCGCCGATTTGAGTACGACTACGAATCTAGTACCGTACATATCGACATCATGGGCGAATCCGAGTTCCATTATCAGGTTCAAGCTGGCCTTCGAGACTACATCAAAAACCGTCTTGCAGAGAGTATTGCCACCACGGATGATCCCACGATTCGCCGTCTAATGCAGTCTATCAAAGAGAGGGGCACCTATAACATTCGATACGAAAGGAAGATCCATAAACAAGCCGATATTTCGTTCGGCCAGGCGGGCGCCCTGCCATCTTTGGTTTGCGAGGTCTCGTAGAGCGAGCCACGAAAACATGTGGAAAGGAAGGCGCGCCAATACATCAACTGCTCAGACGGCAAGATCCGAGTCGCTCTGATCCTTGATCTTCAATATCCCCATATGAAAAAGGCGTGGGTTAGTCTGCTGGTAGCGGGCAGTCCAAGCGACTGGGTACAGCATTCTGAACTGtaccatgatgatgatcttgtTCAACAACCTGTTGGACAGGTTGATCTCTATCTCTCTGACTTGGTCAATTTGGCTGGTGTCCCAACAGCGTTTTGTCGCCCCTCGACTGTTGAGTTGGCTGCTGGGGTCACAAGGTTCGTCGTTTCTTTATTTCAGGCAACACAACAGATCTAACATGCCAATAGGAATCCCACGATCACCATAACGTTCGAACGACTTCGGGCTATCTTCCGCGAAGCTCGCCATGtacacaacccaaccaaaTTTACAACGGAGGCTACTGATCAAGAGCAAGTCTTGTATGAGGAGGCTGAGAGGCGtgtggccgaggccgagaggcgtctggccgaggccgagaggCGTGTGGCCGAGATACGTTCTGAAGCACACATCGAGATGGAACGGCGTGTGGCCGAGGCGCGTTCGGAAACACGCATCGAGATGGAACGGCTCATGGCCGAAGGCCGGTTGGGGACCAAGTAGCGCTCCGGAGATATGGCGACCTGTTTgtgagaaggagaggcaCTGGAGGGACAAATGTTCAACAGGTTTAGTTGTTTGTAGAATGCCCTAATTCACCACTCTTGGTCTCTTTCTCTGTATAATCCATCGGCGACAGCGATCAGACCAGCGATCCAGAACACGGTCATCCGCCGGTTCCAGCCAGAGGAGAGTAAAATAAGGACGGTCATTGCCGCCTCCCTTAGTACCGTGAGGTTGATCACTTTTGGAGGAAGCCCTTATAAGAGAAGGATGTTCACAAGCGCCTTCCCAGTAGCTGGTCAACTACTCCCCTCTGACTGGGCCATACTAGCCGTCGTCAGATGAGGAGCGGTATACCCGGGAGAATCGCGTACTGAAATAATTACTGGCAAAGGCTATTGCTAAAATCCATATATCCTTCGACATTTAGACCTCTCCTAATGGATTCTCTTTATTGACCGCTATCGCCCACTTTCTTGACCATCGCAAATCTTTACATTATCCTCTATTCGGTATTTACCGAGTTAAAGGGAGCTACCGTAGAGAGAACGTTTCCCTAGTATTAAAGAAGGCGATACttagttttaatataaatattagTATTACTAACTATTTCTAGTTAAATAATACCACTACGAATAATACTTACCTCTATACCTTTCACAGCCTCTCCCTGCTCCTAATAATTTTTCTATGCCTCTCCGGAGGATAATCAGACTAGTTAATATCATATATAATGTAGGTATAATCAGAACGCTCGCGCTCTTAATCCCTTCGGATAACCCAACAGGACCCCCCTTACCGAAAGCCACCCCACATAGGTAAACCCGTGGGATAGCCAGGtccttcatcaccccctctGCTCGTCATGGGCTCGGGAGACCGCCCTACTAGTCTTTAAAACGCACCGCAGTCGGCTTCTTTTCGGACGCCCCAGTGGTAAAGTAAATAGGGGGCTTTAAAGGCCGCGCACTGAAGCCCGATCCGGGGTTGGGATGCTGTGCCTGCCCCAGCCGTTTTTGGATCTCGTCTTTCAAGGTCTCCAAGTAATCCGCATTCGTTACGTCACTGGGAAAAGGGTAGGAAAACTCGAAGTCAAGAATAACGATCCTCACGTTAACAGATAGAAAGTTATAAAGCGCTGGATATCCTAATAACACCTTTTTCCGTAAGTGGGTTATATATAGCCTAGAGTTTCTCGAGAAGACGAGGATCCCCTGGTTCCTCGGCTTGATGATAGTGTAGCGACACTCCTTTGACGTTTCTTAAAAGGATAGCGGGAATCGGCCGCTTGCTGATCCGGTACCTGGTCTGCCTTTGAAACATCGGAAGCGAAACCGTACGTCCTGTGAAACGAGGATCAGTAGTAGGAATTACCAGTCTTCTGGAGGTCAGAGCATATACCTTGGCCTCGCACTCATGAAGTAAAACGTCCCGTTCCCAGGAGAGTAGTACAGGGACGACCGAGCCCTGTGAGCGAATGGTTGAGGCAGCCCAGAGACCAACCATATTGTACAATTGACTGGAGTATTGAATATGGACTATCGAAGCTGCTAACTATTAGAAGATATCTTTAAGCCGGCAAGGGTACGAACCAAAGTGAGTCTCCGCCACGCCCCAGACGTATCTGCGAACATGTGTGCTCAGGAACGCCAGCAACATGCAGAGCAACAGGGGACGGAAGTAGCCGTCTGTAGCCAGAACCAGCTCGATGGCGGCAAGGATGCTAGTAGAGCCGGGGACGAAAAATTCCAGGACGAAGACCTGGGTAAAGGTCAACGGAGTCGGCgaggtgttgttgaataCGGTCATCGTGAGTTATAGGCAAGACAAGAGACCGGCCCGAATTTATGAAAGAGTCCCGGAGGAACTTGAAGGGCTGAGAGATGAACCGATGTCTGAGCGATAGTGCTTCCTCAAAAGGGAATTCTGCTATTCTTATTGCATATCGCCCCAGCTTGGCGACCTTAGAAGGTCGTGTAGATCTCCAAATCTAAGACAAGCCAACATCTTGCACTTGTAACGGGCCACCCCAAATCTCGCCATTTCCGTTCGGCTGCAGGGTCCTGTCCTGATGGCGCCAATTCATCCCCGCGATGAGTTGTCGATGACCCACGCATTGCCTGCTTATTGCTCACCGTGAGTATATCCTCAAGGCGAGTTCATGCAACCTGGCGTATTCTAGCAATTGAACATGGCTGAGCATTTCGCAAGGATATCCTGCTCTTGACATAAACAAAGGCCCCCAGTTTCTGTTTGTAATCCAAGCGCTCAATGCCGTCACTACGCTCATATCCATCCTCGTCATACTCGCTCTTCTGGCTCGCGCCGCCGTCGTCTATTCTCAGCGACTAACTCCCAAATAGACACTGAGCGCCCGCCAGCTATTCGCTCTCGCCGATGGAAGGTGGCTGACAGCTTCATATACGCCCCTTTCCATCTTCCCAGTGTTGCTTTGGCAGCGGCTCTGACCCTACCACTCGTGTGGTCCCTTGTCCTATCTACTGAGACTATCGCCGTTGCTAATAGCACGAGCGGAAAACCGTTTGGGCTTCCCCGCCTACCTAATGGCACACGATGTCGACCCAGCCGAACTGTCCATGGCCAGACAACACGATGGCGTGGGCAAAGCCTGGAGTTGTTTATTATCTACAAAATTCACACAGGCTGAGCCTCATGTTTAGGCTTCGAGCACTACAGCCTGGCCGTCCCGAATATTCGTGGTTCCGTTCAGCCAGATAGATACTTTGTTTCAAAGATGCCCATGTGGACGAATACGGGCATGATTCGTGCGCATGTTCTGCGTTTGAATAGCAGCGTTCCGGTTTGTACAGATTCCCGACGAGGACTTCCCCTCACCTTGCCCTGGACCTAAGCCGTTTGTGTCATGGATGACAGCCAACGAGGGGCTTGATGAATATCTCCTTGTCAACATCTGCGCTCCCCGGTAATCAAAGTGGTGGGTTCTTACTTTCCATTCAcccgcttcttcttggccatcaCACGACGGTAGCTACTAATAGATTGCTAAACAGCGAGCCCATGGTCAGCGAGCTGGGACAGGCAGGACATCACAGAACAGCTCTACATTCAAGTCAAACACTCCGAAATCGCCAGCAGATCGTTGCAGAACTTTACCACGGTTTACACCGTCAACACAACGTGTGGCTTTTTTGAGCTCCCCAACTTCCGCAACGACCTTACCCCGGGTCGCCTGGTAGATTCTGTTCCCTCGAATGGGGAACTCATGAACCCCCCTGATAGCTGGTGGTACGACTTGCCAGCACAAAATTTAAGCGAGCCATGGAGAGGGTCAACTTAAACCGGGATATGGGAGACCGACGAGGAGGCAGTTTATGGCACCTTTGTCGCCCCAGGGCCACTTTCCATCTCAGCTCAAGCTCTGTTTGGTCCCGGCAGCTTTTTCCACGGCCCGAAGATTTTCCATCTACCCCAACGCAACGTGGTGGGACGCTTACCGCACAATGTGTACCGGCACAGGTGTTCCCCTCTTTGACGAGTTGTCGCTGAGGTTTCGGCGAGGCTGTCGTGAAGTGGGAGTCGACGGAAACATCATGGACGAAAGGGAGGCCGCAAGACGAGTAGCAGACCTGTTGAGAGGATTTTTCAATGGTTTATTTGCGGGGCCCAATATCGGAGAGATCGACACAGCCATCCCGTTTGCCAATGAAGCAGTGCTTACCATTTGGCCGGGGTCTTCGTTTTCACCCAATCTCGTCCGCCCTATTTACTACGCCCCCAGGGCCGAGGCAGTCAAGCCACACATCGCCGGAGGAATTGCAGGCATCGCCGCCATCTCGGTTTTACTTGGCCTGCAGGCCCTTggcatcaccatccttcTCACTCACGCTGTACATCTACAGCTCACCCATCTGGACAGAGACTCTTGACTCGTTTGCCATTATCCGCATTGCCAATCAGCTTGGCAGCGACGCGGAACCCATCAGCAAGATGCCTCTGCGGCCCATCGGCGGGGTGGAAGACAAGAACGTGCTGGAGCATCTCGGCACCGTGAACGCCATGGTTGGTGTCATTGACCACCCGAAGGAAGTGCCCGACCCAGAAGCGGCATCTTCCGCTGGATCTGCTCGTGCCTCTGATGAAAATCTCAACTGCGTCAACCTTGATACTGGATACACACCCGTCTTGGCAGCTGGTGCACCAGGGGTGATCAACCGCAGAAAGACCCGCACCTCTTAAAGGAAGAACAAAGTCTGGTTTTGTGTAATGAGTGGCTAAGGTTTGAAAGTGACAAAACAGTTTTGAGTGTGGTTGCTAAAAGTGCTGCTTTAGTGGATTTTGATTAAGTTACAAATCACAACAGGTAAACAAACACGAAGCTCTAAGGTAGCAAGGTATACAGTTTCGGGAGATTCATCTCAAATGTGAATGACTCCCACCTATGGTACATGCATCTGTCCAGGTAGCTACGCTGAAATGCCCTCCAATCCTTTTCCAAAGTCCTCCATCCTGTATGATTGGCTCTGCCATAAGTGGCATCCCCCATCCCAGAGTCAACGCCGCAGATACCTCAGGTCCGTATGGTAAGGCATATGGCGTGAAACTAGCCTGCCACTGCGAATTGAACTGCGTAATCGATTGACGCTGAGAAAAATggatcaacctcatcaaagAGCTCTCCAGTCCGCTTAACATGCGGCCATTTAGCGACATGACTGAACGAGGAATGCGCATCATTTTAAGGACTTGCGAAAGGCATTCCTCTCGCGTCCGGTTATCTGTCGCGTTGCCATGGTAGTTGGCCTTTGACTccccaaaccaaacaaaGCCGTCGTCAGAGTCAGTGAGATAGCTCGTCTCACAACTGGGATCTATAAcccgaaaaagaaaagtcgTCTGGCTGCTGACAGGCTTCTTTCGAATGACGGCTCCATTTCGGTTGACGATATCAGCAATCGCCCCTCCGGATTCATAGCTGTCAGGATGCTGCGCATGCCAATGCCTCAGTGCCAGGTCCAAGATGTTTCCATACATGACT
This genomic window contains:
- a CDS encoding hypothetical protein (EggNog:ENOG503PXIW), which gives rise to MASQSSPALPARPLASPGSGYIEPVWLDVSTVEEIIEYIISARHHGSESILSFQWQADRLDHLFEQLDTRLVALDERKIRRFEYDYESSTVHIDIMGESEFHYQVQAGLRDYIKNRLAESIATTDDPTIRRLMQSIKERGTYNIRYERKIHKQADISFGQAGALPSLVCEVS
- a CDS encoding hypothetical protein (EggNog:ENOG503PXIW), yielding MKKAWVSLLVAGSPSDWVQHSELYHDDDLVQQPVGQVDLYLSDLVNLAGVPTAFCRPSTVELAAGVTRNPTITITFERLRAIFREARHVHNPTKFTTEATDQEQVLYEEAERRVAEAERRLAEAERRVAEIRSEAHIEMERRVAEARSETRIEMERLMAEGRLGTK
- a CDS encoding hypothetical protein (COG:U; EggNog:ENOG503NX6C) — encoded protein: MTVFNNTSPTPLTFTQVFVLEFFVPGSTSILAAIELVLATDGYFRPLLLCMLLAFLSTHVRRYVWGSIFNTPVNCTIWLVSGLPQPFAHRARSSLYYSPGNGTFYFMSARPRYML